From a single Miscanthus floridulus cultivar M001 chromosome 8, ASM1932011v1, whole genome shotgun sequence genomic region:
- the LOC136471207 gene encoding squamosa promoter-binding-like protein 5 has product MMNTNAMSPASTDVDFSFGPMQPYVGFDAGMAMPGVVERPILQHNNNNNHLGVYDSFDFAAAGLPFQESGLLPIAASLPLAPPPPSMAAMAAMPPSLLLTLPGVPTAADVVYPFGGGAGGFLKREDGGCALVDAGAGGSGRIGLNLGRRTYFSPADVLAVDRLLTRSRLGVGMGMGMGVLGLGLSAAHHHQPPRCQAEGCKADLSAAKHYHRRHKVCEYHAKAGAVAAAGKQQRFCQQCSRFHVLAEFDDAKRSCRKRLTEHNRRRRKPISAQGSDSSSPPPNKADTCITTSYSNDLKTGASNTAAAKSTAISPNGSGVSCLDVIDNGQASSAAAVAAAPTALSLAAPPLHEKDGSLDSMLMQRVQGRRDDDDDEENRHFITSLVMQTQQQQHSGNAHGGGGGGNILSCSSVSDQQQNGGYNGFFEVDFI; this is encoded by the exons ATGATGAACACCAACGCGATGTCGCCAGCAAGTACCGACGTCGACTTCTCCTTCGGCCCCATGCAGCCCTACGTCGGCTTCGACGCCGGCATGGCCATGCCAGGCGTCGTCGAGAGGCCGATACTGcagcacaacaacaacaacaaccaccTAGGAGTATACGACAGTTTCGACTTCGCGGCCGCTGGGTTACCGTTCCAAGAATCTGGTCTCCTGCCCATTGCCGCGAGCCTACCGctggcaccgccgccgccaagtatggccgccatggcgGCAATGCCaccgtcgctgctgctgacgctccCGGGCGTGCCTACGGCGGCGGATGTGGTTTACCCCTTCGGCGGCGGTGCGGGAGGGTTCCTGAAGCGGGAGGACGGCGGCTGCGCCCTCGTGGACGCTGGCGCCGGCGGCAGCGGGAGGATCGGCCTGAACCTCGGACGCCGCACCTACTTCTCCCCAGCGGACGTGCTCGCCGTGGACCGGCTGCTGACGCGGTCGCGGCTCGGCGTGGGTATGGGCATGGGCATGGGCGTGCTGGGGCTCGGGCTCAGCGCCGCCCACCACCACCAGCCGCCAAGGTGCCAGGCCGAGGGCTGCAAGGCCGACCTCTCCGCCGCCAAGCACTACCACCGCCGCCACAAGGTCTGCGAGTACCACGCCAAGgccggcgccgtcgccgccgctggcAAGCAGCAGCGCTTCTGCCAGCAATGCAGCAG GTTTCATGTGCTTGCTGAGTTTGATGATGCCAAGAGGAGCTGCCGAAAGCGGCTCACCGAGCACAACCGCCGCCGCCGGAAGCCCATCAGTGCACAGGGAAGCGATTCGTCGTCGCCGCCACCAAACAAAGCAGATACTTGCATAACTACCTCCTACAGTAATGATCTCAAGA CAGGTGCGAGCAACACGGCAGCAGCCAAGTCGACGGCCATCTCGCCGAACGGCAGCGGCGTCAGCTGCCTCGACGTCATAGACAACGGCCAGGCGAGCAGCGCagcggcagtggcggcggcgccgacggccctgtctctggccgCGCCTCCGCTGCACGAGAAGGACGGCAGCCTGGACTCCATGCTAATGCAGCGGGTCCAAGGCCGgcgggacgacgacgacgacgaagagaATCGCCACTTCATCACCTCGCTTGTGATGCagacccagcagcagcagcacagcgGCAACGCccacggcggcggaggcggcggcaacATCTTGTCGTGCTCGTCGGTGTCAGATCAGCAGCAGAACGGCGGCTACAACGGTTTCTTTGAGGTGGACTTCATCTAG
- the LOC136471208 gene encoding fasciclin-like arabinogalactan protein 3, protein MAHFLLVLLAVLLPAPPSLGAGYGEGAGTIDITKILAGFPEFSNFSTMLTETNVALAINSRDKVTVLAPNNTAVAAAFGGVPKIPRSFLADLLALHVVLDYIDEPRLGVLKRGRIGQGSVVTTLLQGMRAVPRGTGFLRVYSGRDGRATISSAAPAGLRNATVERVVAAQPYSLAVLQVSGFVVPPGVRVPKPFPPPRARHMAAPPGQAPAAAPGPRRMAAPPGQAPVAAPGPHHEPFIGSGPLVPSPIRPMPTPNLTNSPPAAPGETGVIPTPRSHGGMAAKVPSAAEAGRIAASWWTGVAVALGIMTCLNLHL, encoded by the coding sequence ATGGCGCACTTCCTCCTTGTCCTGCTCGCCGTCCTCCTCCCCGCGCCGCCCAGCCTCGGAGCAGGCTACGGGGAGGGCGCGGGAACCATCGACATCACCAAGATCCTCGCCGGCTTCCCGGAGTTCAGCAACTTCAGCACCATGCTCACCGAGACCAACGTCGCGCTCGCCATCAACAGCCGCGACAAGGTCACCGTGCTCGCGCCCAACAACACCGCCGTCGCCGCGGCGTTCGGCGGCGTGCCCAAAATCCCGCGCTCGTTCCTGGCGGACCTCCTCGCGCTCCACGTCGTGCTCGACTACATCGACGAGCCCAGGCTGGGCGTGCTGAAGCGCGGGCGCATAGGCCAGGGATCCGTGGTCACCACGCTGCTGCAGGGCATGCGCGCCGTTCCGCGGGGCACCGGCTTCCTCCGCGTCTACTCCGGGCGCGACGGGCGCGCCACGATCTCCTCCGCCGCGCCCGCGGGGCTCCGGAACGCCACCGTCGAGAGGGTGGTCGCCGCGCAGCCGTACAGCCTGGCCGTGCTGCAGGTGAGCGGCTTCGTCGTCCCACCGGGCGTCAGAGTCCCGAAGCCGTTTCCACCACCAAGGGCGAGGCACATGGCAGCGCCACCGGGTCAGGCCCCGGCGGCTGCGCCTGGACCCCGGCGCATGGCAGCGCCACCAGGCCAGGCGCCGGTGGCTGCGCCTGGACCCCACCATGAACCTTTCATTGGTTCCGGCCCGCTGGTTCCGTCCCCGATCAGGCCGATGCCTACACCAAACCTCACAAATAGTCCACCGGCGGCGCCAGGTGAGACAGGAGTCATTCCGACTCCTAGATCACACGGCGGCATGGCAGCGAAGGTTCCATCGGCCGCCGAAGCCGGACGCATTGCGGCGAGCTGGTGGACTGGAGTAGCTGTGGCGCTCGGTATCATGACATGCCTGAATTTGCATTTGTAA